One part of the Neisseria zalophi genome encodes these proteins:
- a CDS encoding HvfB family MNIO-type RiPP peptide maturase, with translation MKTLYGAGLGYKRSMAEDFMARTPETGVIKFIEIAPENWLRMGGAARLKFDAVAERFPIACHGLSLSLGGQDPLQIDFLKQIKAFMQQYHIRFFSEHLSYCSHHGHVYDLLPLPFTEESVQHTAARIRTVQDILEQRIAIENTSYYAHSPIAEMDEVDFLNAVAREADCAIHLDVNNVYVNAINHGIVQPQDYIDRIDIDRVNYIHMAGHDEEHANLLIDTHGQPVCADVWDLFAYTCTKLPHNVPTLLERDSNLPPFEELEAEVARIAAIQQQAEEQRHAAA, from the coding sequence ATGAAGACTTTATATGGTGCCGGCTTAGGCTATAAACGCAGCATGGCCGAAGATTTTATGGCGCGTACGCCTGAAACCGGTGTAATTAAATTTATCGAAATCGCACCTGAAAACTGGCTGAGAATGGGTGGGGCAGCACGCTTAAAATTTGATGCCGTCGCTGAACGTTTCCCAATCGCCTGCCACGGCTTATCCCTTTCGCTAGGCGGACAAGATCCGTTGCAAATTGATTTTTTAAAGCAAATTAAAGCCTTTATGCAGCAATACCATATCCGTTTTTTTTCAGAACATTTAAGCTATTGCAGCCATCACGGCCATGTTTACGACCTGCTCCCGCTGCCGTTTACTGAAGAATCCGTTCAGCATACTGCTGCACGTATCCGTACCGTACAAGATATTTTAGAACAACGTATTGCCATTGAAAATACATCTTATTATGCCCACAGCCCGATAGCAGAAATGGATGAGGTCGATTTTCTCAATGCCGTTGCACGCGAAGCGGATTGCGCCATCCATTTAGATGTTAATAATGTTTATGTCAACGCTATTAACCATGGCATTGTGCAGCCACAAGATTATATCGACCGCATAGATATTGACCGCGTTAACTATATTCACATGGCCGGCCATGATGAAGAGCATGCCAATCTATTAATCGACACTCATGGGCAACCCGTTTGCGCCGATGTATGGGATTTATTCGCCTATACCTGCACCAAACTGCCACACAATGTACCAACCCTGCTAGAACGTGATAGTAACCTCCCACCCTTTGAAGAACTCGAAGCCGAAGTTGCCCGTATTGCCGCTATTCAACAACAAGCAGAGGAACAACGCCATGCAGCCGCATAA
- a CDS encoding HvfC family RiPP maturation protein, producing MQPHKTTPEKTSSADFQAMLADHVRDPSKPAPEGIEPDRLAVYTRLVRNNLRSFLDLCFSDSSELADRELWQHLQNCFLIEARPESPFFNDIPAQFLNYARSRESEEKLPDGILAMMDFETALLHAETAIQPLSDGHWDDNTTLTWQPAAKLTHYDYNFVDSHLASIEPIPSTVLTWRNRDNEVYYRTISGTDLFLLEHFSQQQDTFEHILQSLQEMTGGQSQDIEIWLRENIDGWIKAGVLFPESSNKNTI from the coding sequence ATGCAGCCGCATAAAACCACGCCTGAAAAAACCAGTAGTGCCGATTTTCAAGCTATGCTGGCCGATCACGTGCGCGACCCGTCCAAACCTGCGCCCGAAGGTATAGAGCCTGATCGCCTAGCTGTATATACCCGCCTCGTTCGCAACAATCTGCGTAGCTTTTTGGATTTATGCTTCAGCGACAGTAGTGAGCTGGCCGATCGTGAATTATGGCAACACCTACAGAATTGTTTTCTAATCGAAGCACGTCCTGAGTCGCCGTTTTTCAATGATATTCCGGCACAATTTTTGAACTATGCCCGCAGCCGCGAGTCAGAAGAGAAATTACCGGACGGCATATTGGCCATGATGGATTTCGAAACCGCCCTACTCCATGCCGAAACCGCTATCCAACCGCTTTCAGACGGCCATTGGGATGATAACACCACATTAACATGGCAACCGGCGGCAAAATTAACCCACTATGATTATAATTTTGTCGATAGCCATTTAGCTTCTATCGAACCGATCCCCAGCACCGTACTGACTTGGCGCAATCGAGACAATGAGGTTTATTACCGGACAATAAGCGGTACAGATCTATTTTTATTGGAACATTTCAGCCAACAGCAAGACACGTTTGAACACATTTTGCAAAGTTTGCAAGAAATGACCGGAGGGCAAAGCCAAGATATTGAAATATGGTTGCGTGAAAATATAGATGGTTGGATAAAGGCAGGTGTATTATTTCCTGAATCAAGCAATAAAAATACAATATAA
- a CDS encoding sigma-70 family RNA polymerase sigma factor, protein MENFKKMLIALRPDILRFAKIQLRDDTLAEDMVQDTLATAIDKFQQFRGDAVLKTWIITILKNKITDYFRSRKNISSLEELQEENAAIDAQYNQCFDESDHWLSSASPNHWGETPEEFSHRQAFFRTLENCLQGLPEDTAQIFYLREIMGMEVEEICNNFNITKENCYVILHRARNGLRKCLQHRWFDLND, encoded by the coding sequence ATGGAAAACTTTAAAAAGATGCTAATCGCTCTCAGACCGGATATTTTACGCTTTGCCAAAATACAACTCAGGGACGACACTCTTGCCGAAGATATGGTTCAAGACACTTTAGCCACCGCTATTGATAAATTCCAGCAATTCCGCGGTGATGCTGTCTTGAAAACGTGGATAATAACCATATTAAAAAATAAAATCACTGATTATTTTCGCAGCAGAAAAAATATTTCCAGCCTTGAAGAGCTTCAGGAAGAAAATGCCGCTATTGATGCTCAATATAACCAATGTTTCGATGAAAGCGATCATTGGTTGAGTTCGGCTAGTCCGAATCATTGGGGAGAAACGCCTGAAGAATTTTCACACCGGCAAGCATTTTTCCGTACTCTAGAAAACTGCTTACAAGGTTTGCCTGAAGATACTGCACAAATTTTTTACTTGCGCGAAATTATGGGCATGGAAGTAGAAGAAATATGCAACAATTTTAATATCACTAAAGAAAATTGCTATGTGATATTACACCGTGCCCGAAACGGTTTAAGAAAATGTTTGCAACACCGCTGGTTTGATTTAAACGACTAA
- a CDS encoding zf-HC2 domain-containing protein — MLKCKEACVLLSERQDRKLDFTENISLLVHLLLCPHCRRYRKQLIFIRKNMQRWQDNIKR; from the coding sequence ATGTTAAAATGCAAAGAAGCCTGTGTCTTGCTCTCCGAGCGACAGGACAGAAAATTAGACTTCACCGAAAACATATCGTTACTTGTACATCTACTATTATGCCCGCACTGCCGGCGCTACCGTAAACAACTCATATTTATACGGAAAAATATGCAGAGATGGCAAGACAATATCAAACGATAA
- a CDS encoding rhodanese-like domain-containing protein produces MIPQLTPLELQQWLAEGKPLTLLDVRTDEEVAICTLPGYVHIPMNMIPIRHNELPDDAPIVVYCHHGIRSLNTAMYLAEAGFESLYNLQGGIDAWSLQVDSSVPRY; encoded by the coding sequence ATGATTCCACAATTAACGCCGCTTGAATTGCAGCAATGGTTGGCCGAAGGTAAACCGCTGACCCTGTTGGATGTGCGTACGGATGAAGAAGTGGCGATATGCACATTACCGGGATATGTGCATATTCCGATGAATATGATTCCGATTCGGCACAACGAACTGCCTGACGATGCCCCGATTGTGGTGTATTGTCATCACGGTATCCGCAGCTTGAATACTGCTATGTATTTGGCAGAAGCAGGATTTGAATCGCTTTATAACCTTCAGGGTGGCATAGATGCTTGGTCGTTACAGGTTGATAGTAGTGTGCCGCGTTATTAA
- the kdsB gene encoding 3-deoxy-manno-octulosonate cytidylyltransferase: MSQFTVLIPARLSSSRLPSKALADIHGKPMVVRVAEQAAKSRAERIIVATDHPDIQTACRDFGIETVMTADTHESGTTRLAEAVDILGLAEDAVIVNVQGDEPLIDPELINRTAALLVKNQVPMATAAHPIDDWDEFLNPNCVKVVLNRESNALYFSRAPIPYPRDAMAADKAGKLPESLHPLRHIGLYAYRAGFLRQYAEMGVSPQETAESLEQLRVLWHGFPIAVEITSTAPAAGVDTPEDLARVRAVFEKMAGK, from the coding sequence ATGAGTCAGTTTACCGTATTGATTCCCGCCCGTTTGTCTTCATCACGTTTGCCGTCTAAAGCGCTTGCCGATATACATGGTAAGCCGATGGTGGTACGGGTGGCGGAGCAGGCTGCCAAGAGTCGGGCGGAACGTATTATTGTGGCAACCGATCATCCCGATATTCAGACGGCCTGCCGTGATTTCGGCATTGAAACCGTAATGACGGCGGATACGCATGAAAGCGGCACAACCCGCCTGGCTGAAGCCGTGGATATTTTGGGTTTGGCGGAAGATGCCGTTATCGTGAACGTTCAGGGCGACGAACCTTTGATTGACCCGGAATTGATTAACCGTACGGCTGCGCTGTTGGTGAAAAACCAAGTGCCGATGGCCACTGCGGCACACCCGATTGACGACTGGGATGAATTTCTGAATCCTAATTGCGTTAAAGTGGTGTTGAATCGGGAAAGCAATGCCTTGTATTTCAGCCGTGCGCCGATTCCTTATCCGCGTGATGCGATGGCTGCGGATAAAGCCGGAAAACTGCCGGAAAGTCTGCATCCTTTACGCCATATCGGTTTATATGCTTATCGTGCCGGTTTCTTGCGGCAATATGCCGAAATGGGCGTTTCCCCGCAAGAAACCGCCGAGTCGTTGGAACAACTCCGTGTGTTATGGCATGGTTTCCCCATCGCGGTAGAAATCACGTCAACCGCACCGGCTGCCGGTGTGGATACGCCGGAAGATTTGGCACGGGTGCGGGCGGTATTTGAAAAGATGGCCGGAAAGTAA
- a CDS encoding Trm112 family protein, whose product MDKKFLDILVCPVSKGKLEYHQDKQELWCRQSKLAYPIKDGIPYMLESEARTLSEEELHA is encoded by the coding sequence ATGGATAAAAAATTTTTAGATATTCTTGTGTGCCCCGTTAGTAAAGGAAAACTGGAATATCACCAAGACAAACAAGAGTTATGGTGCCGCCAAAGCAAATTGGCCTATCCGATTAAAGACGGCATTCCCTATATGTTGGAATCCGAAGCGCGTACATTAAGCGAAGAAGAGTTGCACGCATGA
- a CDS encoding DUF2059 domain-containing protein, with translation MKKLHCLAAIILGMAVATVQAAPASRDSVEKLLQIQNFDRALDDQLKTLPTTVRNELRYAPLKEIPADKQAQVDAVLDRYVDELVAYTDNPTVRAATHYLSVQNVQRIYTQEEVDALIQFYNTPVGKRIVEKMPRYITATMVVSMNMVKDRMIDFQRQRRRAFEGELRQILCDGDNDCQLSRK, from the coding sequence ATGAAAAAATTACATTGTCTCGCAGCTATCATATTAGGTATGGCGGTTGCGACTGTTCAGGCCGCACCGGCCAGCCGGGATTCGGTAGAAAAATTGTTGCAAATACAAAACTTTGATAGGGCGTTGGATGATCAGCTAAAAACCTTGCCTACAACGGTTAGAAACGAGTTGCGTTATGCGCCGCTTAAGGAAATACCTGCCGACAAACAGGCGCAGGTGGATGCGGTTTTAGACCGATATGTGGATGAGTTGGTGGCCTATACCGATAATCCGACAGTCCGCGCCGCAACACACTATCTTTCCGTACAAAATGTGCAACGTATTTATACGCAGGAAGAAGTGGACGCGTTGATTCAATTTTATAATACGCCGGTGGGGAAAAGAATTGTCGAAAAAATGCCACGCTATATAACGGCCACGATGGTGGTATCGATGAATATGGTCAAAGACCGAATGATAGACTTCCAACGGCAAAGAAGGCGCGCCTTTGAAGGTGAATTGCGTCAGATTCTTTGTGACGGTGATAATGATTGCCAGCTTAGTAGAAAGTAA
- the lpxK gene encoding tetraacyldisaccharide 4'-kinase, whose amino-acid sequence MPKLHQIIEQHWQRPNLILGILLWPLSRLFQVVAAVRRKLYMSGRLKSEQLPVPVVVVGNIHVGGAGKTPVVAALVRGLQADGIQVGIVSRGYGRSGNSVHVLHPQSRSDEAGDEPLMLYRQTGAPTAVGSSRVGAGKALLAAYPDIELIIADDGLQHYALRRDMEIVVFPAADSGRKHLDLLPNGGLREPMSRLRTVDAVVVSGSRGYAEDYRHLHTHIYSSRLEIKPIYRIGKPDEYLDIGRLKQLKVVAVAGIAKPERFFDTLRSMGIALAETRALPDHAALRVADLPVADVVVITEKDAVKLSDGLPQNVWVLPVCAIIEPDLAAFVARRLNMFRGK is encoded by the coding sequence ATGCCGAAACTCCATCAAATTATCGAACAGCACTGGCAGCGCCCCAATCTGATACTGGGTATATTGCTGTGGCCGTTGTCGCGTTTGTTTCAGGTAGTGGCGGCTGTCCGCCGCAAGTTGTATATGAGTGGCCGTCTGAAAAGTGAACAACTACCGGTGCCGGTGGTGGTGGTCGGGAATATTCATGTCGGCGGGGCGGGGAAAACGCCGGTAGTAGCGGCATTGGTTCGCGGTTTGCAGGCAGACGGGATTCAGGTAGGGATTGTTAGTCGCGGTTACGGGCGTTCGGGAAATAGCGTGCATGTTTTACACCCGCAGAGCCGGTCGGATGAGGCGGGCGATGAACCGTTGATGCTTTATCGCCAAACCGGGGCGCCGACGGCGGTCGGCAGTAGTCGCGTAGGGGCAGGAAAGGCTTTGTTGGCAGCATATCCTGATATCGAATTAATCATTGCCGATGACGGTTTGCAGCATTATGCCTTACGGCGCGATATGGAAATTGTGGTTTTTCCGGCTGCCGATTCGGGGCGAAAGCATTTGGATTTATTGCCAAACGGTGGGTTGAGAGAACCAATGTCGCGCTTGCGGACGGTAGATGCGGTGGTGGTAAGCGGCAGTCGTGGCTATGCTGAGGATTATCGGCATTTGCATACGCATATTTACTCAAGCCGTTTGGAAATTAAACCAATTTATCGCATCGGGAAACCGGATGAATATTTGGATATAGGCCGTCTGAAACAGTTGAAAGTGGTTGCCGTAGCCGGAATTGCCAAGCCGGAGCGTTTTTTTGATACTTTGCGCAGTATGGGCATTGCTTTGGCCGAAACGCGGGCATTGCCGGATCATGCGGCTTTGCGTGTTGCCGACTTGCCTGTTGCCGATGTGGTGGTGATTACCGAGAAAGATGCCGTAAAACTTTCAGACGGCCTGCCGCAAAATGTGTGGGTGCTGCCGGTTTGTGCGATAATCGAACCCGATTTGGCGGCATTTGTTGCCCGTCGTTTGAATATGTTTCGGGGAAAATAA
- a CDS encoding sodium:solute symporter family protein has protein sequence MSQFVINLIFVGASFALYFGIAIWARAGSTKEFYVAGGGVHPVLNGMATGADWMSAASFISMAGLLAMNGYGASAYLMGWTGGYVLLALLLAPYLRKFGKFTVPDFIGDRFYSRTARLVAVACLIIASTTYVIGQMTGAGVAFSRFLEVSNTTGLLIAAVVVLFYAVLGGMKGITYTQVAQYVVLIIAYTIPAVFISFNITGNPLPALGLFSTDTASGLPLLQKLDMLVTDLGFNAYTADVPNKLNMFLFTLSLMIGTAGLPHVIIRFFTVPKVSDARSSAGWALVFIALLYTTAPAVGSMARMNLVDTIYPNGSQSEALSYEARPQWMKTWENTGLLKFEDKNDDGRIQYYNDKSDTFEATATERGWKGNELTVNNDILVLANPEIANLPSWVIGLIAAGGLAAALSTAAGLLLAISSAVSHDLIKKTLKPDISEKGELMAARISMTVAIVVATWLGINPPGFAAQVVALAFGIAAASIFPALMMGIFSKRINSTGAIAGMLAGLISTCVYIFLYMGWFFIPGTNTFENVEANWLLGISPLSFGAVGAIINFVVAFIVSSSGKAPPQDVQDLVESVRYPRGAGQAVDH, from the coding sequence ATGAGCCAATTTGTAATTAACTTGATTTTCGTAGGGGCATCATTTGCGCTTTACTTCGGTATCGCCATTTGGGCGCGTGCCGGCTCTACCAAAGAGTTTTATGTTGCCGGCGGCGGTGTGCATCCGGTATTGAACGGTATGGCAACCGGTGCCGACTGGATGAGTGCGGCATCATTTATTTCCATGGCCGGCTTGCTGGCGATGAACGGGTATGGCGCTTCCGCCTATCTGATGGGCTGGACGGGCGGTTATGTATTGCTGGCGTTGTTGCTGGCACCTTATCTGCGTAAGTTCGGTAAGTTTACCGTTCCCGATTTTATCGGCGATCGTTTTTACAGCCGTACTGCACGCTTAGTGGCTGTAGCCTGTTTGATTATTGCTTCAACCACTTATGTTATCGGTCAGATGACAGGTGCGGGCGTGGCGTTTTCCCGCTTCTTGGAAGTAAGTAATACGACGGGTCTGCTGATTGCTGCTGTCGTAGTGCTTTTCTATGCCGTTTTGGGCGGTATGAAAGGGATTACCTATACGCAGGTGGCGCAATATGTGGTGTTGATTATTGCCTATACCATTCCGGCCGTATTCATTTCTTTCAATATCACCGGCAACCCGTTGCCCGCATTGGGTTTGTTTAGCACGGATACCGCTTCCGGCCTGCCGTTGCTGCAAAAACTGGATATGTTGGTAACGGATTTGGGCTTTAATGCTTATACCGCCGATGTGCCGAATAAATTGAATATGTTCTTGTTTACGCTGTCGCTGATGATTGGTACGGCCGGTTTGCCGCACGTGATTATCCGCTTCTTCACCGTGCCTAAAGTATCCGATGCACGTTCTTCTGCAGGTTGGGCATTGGTGTTTATCGCGCTGCTGTATACAACGGCACCCGCAGTAGGCTCTATGGCTCGTATGAACTTGGTTGATACGATTTATCCGAATGGTTCGCAATCCGAAGCCTTGAGCTATGAAGCGCGTCCGCAATGGATGAAAACTTGGGAAAATACAGGATTGCTGAAGTTCGAAGATAAAAACGACGACGGCAGAATCCAATACTATAATGATAAATCCGATACTTTCGAAGCTACTGCTACCGAACGAGGATGGAAAGGCAACGAATTAACGGTTAACAATGATATTCTGGTATTGGCGAACCCTGAAATTGCCAATCTGCCAAGCTGGGTTATCGGTTTGATTGCCGCAGGTGGTTTGGCTGCCGCATTGTCTACCGCAGCCGGTTTGCTGTTAGCCATTTCTTCAGCCGTATCGCACGACTTGATTAAGAAAACATTGAAACCCGATATTTCTGAAAAAGGCGAATTAATGGCTGCCCGTATTTCCATGACGGTTGCTATTGTTGTGGCGACTTGGTTGGGTATTAATCCGCCGGGCTTTGCAGCGCAAGTGGTTGCTTTGGCCTTCGGTATTGCCGCCGCTTCTATTTTCCCGGCTTTGATGATGGGTATCTTCTCAAAACGGATTAATAGTACGGGTGCTATTGCAGGTATGTTGGCCGGTTTGATTTCCACTTGTGTGTATATTTTCCTATACATGGGTTGGTTCTTTATCCCTGGTACCAATACCTTTGAAAATGTAGAAGCCAACTGGTTGCTCGGTATTTCGCCATTATCATTCGGTGCGGTGGGTGCAATCATTAACTTTGTCGTAGCGTTTATTGTTTCAAGCTCAGGCAAAGCACCACCTCAAGACGTACAAGATTTGGTAGAAAGCGTGCGTTATCCGCGCGGTGCCGGTCAGGCAGTAGACCACTAA
- a CDS encoding DUF4212 domain-containing protein — protein sequence MSADKHNAAGYWKANVRLILTCLVVWALCSYGFAIWFRPLLAGIKVGGADLGFWFGQQGSILTFIAIIFFYSWRMNKLDEQFGVDEE from the coding sequence ATGTCTGCTGATAAACATAACGCGGCTGGTTATTGGAAAGCCAATGTACGGCTTATTCTAACCTGCCTGGTTGTTTGGGCGCTATGCTCTTATGGCTTCGCCATTTGGTTTAGGCCGTTGCTTGCCGGTATCAAGGTAGGCGGTGCCGATTTGGGATTCTGGTTCGGACAACAAGGATCGATTTTGACATTCATCGCTATTATTTTTTTCTACTCTTGGCGGATGAATAAGCTGGATGAGCAATTCGGTGTAGATGAGGAGTAA
- the ilvD gene encoding dihydroxy-acid dehydratase, translating into MPAYRSKTSTHGRNMAGARALWRATGVSDEDFGKPIIAIANSFTQFVPGHVHLHNMGQLVAREIEKAGGLAKEFNTIAVDDGIAMGHSGMLYSLPSRDLIADSVEYMVNAHCADALVCISNCDKITPGMLMAAMRLNIPTVFVSGGPMEAGKVIGVANITDERKLDLVDAMVDAANDQVSDEAVAAVERSACPTCGSCSGMFTANSMNCLTEALGLSLPGNGSLLATHAGRKELFLEAGRLIVEITKRYYEQDDASVLPRSIATKAAFENAMSLDVAMGGSTNTVLHLLAAASEAEVDFKMADIDRISRHVPCLCKVAPATQKYHMEDVHRAGGVMGILAELNRAGCLNTDVSTVHEKTLADALNKWDVMNEANEKARERYKAAPGGIRTTEAFSQNRQWPSLDLDRENGCIRDKAHAYSRDGGLAILFGNIAERGCVVKTAGVDDSILTFSGRARVFESQDSAVAGILDNQIVAGDIVIIRYEGPKGGPGMQEMLYPTSYLKSKGLGKACALLTDGRFSGGTSGLSIGHVSPEAAEGGAIGLVHEGDTIEIDIPNRSIRLAVSDEELAQRRDEMNSRGAKAWKPESRERVVSKALRAYAAMTTSADTGAVRDVSQVERQS; encoded by the coding sequence ATGCCTGCCTACCGCTCCAAAACCTCTACCCACGGCCGTAATATGGCCGGCGCACGCGCTTTATGGCGTGCCACCGGCGTATCCGACGAAGACTTCGGCAAACCGATTATTGCCATTGCCAACTCATTCACCCAATTCGTCCCCGGCCATGTTCATCTACACAATATGGGACAATTGGTTGCCCGCGAAATCGAAAAAGCCGGCGGTTTAGCGAAAGAATTCAATACCATTGCCGTAGACGACGGCATTGCCATGGGGCACAGCGGCATGTTGTACAGCCTGCCCAGCCGTGATCTGATTGCCGACTCAGTGGAATATATGGTGAATGCCCACTGTGCCGATGCGTTGGTGTGTATTTCCAACTGCGACAAAATTACACCGGGCATGCTGATGGCTGCCATGCGCTTGAATATCCCGACCGTATTCGTTTCGGGCGGCCCGATGGAAGCCGGTAAAGTCATCGGCGTGGCCAATATTACCGACGAACGTAAATTAGACTTGGTGGATGCGATGGTAGATGCCGCCAATGATCAGGTTTCCGACGAAGCGGTTGCTGCTGTCGAGCGCTCCGCCTGCCCTACCTGTGGCTCTTGTTCCGGCATGTTTACCGCTAACTCAATGAACTGTCTCACCGAAGCCCTCGGCTTATCGCTGCCGGGTAATGGTTCGCTACTGGCTACCCATGCCGGCCGCAAAGAGCTGTTTTTAGAAGCAGGCCGCCTGATTGTTGAGATTACCAAACGCTACTACGAACAAGACGATGCTTCGGTATTACCGCGCAGCATTGCCACCAAAGCTGCTTTTGAAAATGCTATGAGCCTTGATGTCGCCATGGGCGGTTCAACCAATACCGTATTGCATCTGCTTGCCGCTGCCAGTGAAGCCGAAGTGGATTTTAAAATGGCCGATATCGACCGTATCAGCCGCCATGTACCCTGTTTGTGCAAAGTAGCACCGGCAACGCAAAAATACCACATGGAAGACGTTCATCGTGCCGGCGGTGTGATGGGCATTCTGGCCGAATTAAACCGTGCCGGCTGCCTGAACACCGATGTTTCCACCGTTCACGAAAAAACACTGGCCGACGCCCTGAATAAATGGGACGTGATGAACGAGGCCAACGAAAAAGCAAGAGAACGCTATAAAGCCGCACCGGGCGGTATCCGTACCACCGAAGCATTCTCACAAAACCGCCAATGGCCGAGCCTGGATTTAGACCGTGAAAACGGCTGTATCCGCGACAAAGCCCATGCTTATTCGCGAGACGGCGGCTTGGCAATATTGTTCGGTAATATTGCCGAGCGCGGCTGCGTGGTAAAAACCGCCGGCGTGGACGACAGCATTCTTACCTTTAGCGGCCGCGCCCGTGTGTTTGAAAGCCAAGACAGCGCCGTTGCAGGTATTTTAGATAATCAAATCGTGGCTGGTGATATTGTGATTATCCGCTATGAAGGCCCCAAAGGCGGACCGGGTATGCAGGAAATGCTGTACCCCACTTCTTATTTGAAATCCAAAGGTTTAGGCAAAGCCTGCGCCCTCTTAACAGACGGACGCTTCTCCGGCGGCACTTCCGGCTTGAGTATCGGCCACGTTTCTCCCGAAGCAGCCGAAGGCGGCGCCATCGGTTTGGTACACGAGGGCGATACCATTGAAATCGACATTCCAAACCGCAGCATCCGTTTGGCCGTGAGCGATGAAGAACTGGCGCAACGCCGTGACGAAATGAACAGCCGCGGTGCCAAAGCATGGAAACCGGAAAGCCGCGAACGTGTGGTTTCTAAAGCATTACGCGCTTATGCCGCCATGACCACCTCCGCCGACACCGGTGCCGTACGCGATGTATCCCAGGTAGAGCGTCAGTCCTAA
- a CDS encoding 1-acylglycerol-3-phosphate O-acyltransferase, producing the protein MSRQKAPFSTRLMRLGKLVVWLFKTGRNLNKIDGTNAEERNQALITLGTTALQAVDAKLNVSTPPEHFQISGTLLVSNHVSWLDIFAMSALLPSSFISKQEISNWPVLGKMGRNAGTVFINRNSRKDVEPINQAISEALRNGLNVSFFPEARTSPGLDTLPFKAALFQSAIDSNAPVQAVALRYYDHEGRRTELPSYADTSLIKSLWRIVSMPQLHIRVDFAKPIYPHEHPDIDRFQLKEMAEAYVRGKVCEDADNNDMV; encoded by the coding sequence ATGTCCCGACAAAAAGCCCCTTTTTCCACACGTCTGATGCGTTTGGGCAAATTAGTGGTCTGGCTGTTTAAAACAGGCCGTAATTTAAACAAAATTGATGGTACCAATGCCGAAGAACGCAATCAGGCATTGATTACCTTAGGCACCACCGCCTTACAAGCCGTTGATGCCAAACTCAACGTCTCCACGCCACCGGAACATTTCCAAATCAGCGGCACGCTATTGGTATCCAATCATGTTTCATGGCTAGATATTTTTGCCATGAGCGCATTATTGCCAAGCAGCTTTATCTCCAAGCAGGAAATCAGCAATTGGCCTGTATTGGGCAAAATGGGGCGTAATGCCGGTACGGTATTTATTAACCGCAATTCGCGTAAAGATGTCGAACCGATTAATCAAGCCATCTCAGAAGCTTTAAGAAACGGGCTGAATGTCAGCTTTTTTCCGGAAGCGCGCACATCTCCAGGATTGGATACCCTGCCGTTTAAAGCGGCATTGTTTCAATCTGCTATCGATAGCAATGCACCGGTTCAGGCTGTCGCCCTGCGTTATTACGACCATGAAGGCCGCCGTACAGAGCTGCCTTCTTATGCCGATACCAGCTTAATCAAATCACTCTGGCGCATTGTTTCCATGCCGCAGCTTCATATACGGGTAGACTTTGCCAAACCGATATATCCGCATGAACACCCCGATATCGACCGTTTCCAGCTCAAAGAAATGGCCGAAGCCTATGTGCGCGGAAAAGTTTGTGAAGATGCCGATAATAATGACATGGTTTAA